A genomic segment from Conger conger chromosome 2, fConCon1.1, whole genome shotgun sequence encodes:
- the LOC133121351 gene encoding GTPase IMAP family member 4-like: MSDMRRVKAKKASGKETSDEATNPVNMSKVTFCWTPEAELAFRELKRCFSSATVLILPDHEKQFTLESGRRPAPHNLRIMLVGRTGAGKSATGNTILGGGVFKEGVSHVAVTLRCETHSAEVEGRSVTVIDTPGIFDISISNDEIKREMEENVNQFFLLVVRLRRFTMEDRNTVKWIRENFGEGALKYSSVLFTGGDELKTPVEEFLRKSSELQEFINSCGGGYHVFNNREKNNRTQVTELLDKIETVLFTMQGYHHTSMMIQQVQRKIQAEEERKREEAEREIRTEDERMREEAEREIRTEEERKRVEAEREIRTEEERKR, from the exons ATGAGTGACATGAGGCGCGTGAAGGCCAAAAAGGCCTCAGGAAAGGAAACCTCTGATGAAGCCACAAaccctgtgaacatgag CAAAGTCACCTTCTGCTGGACCCCTGAAGCGGAGTTGGCCTTCCGAGAGCTCAAGAGATGCTTCTCCTCTGCTACTGTCCTGATTTTGCCTGATCACGAGAAGCAGTTCACCCTCGAG TCTGGAAGGAGACCTGCACCTCATAATCTGAGGATTATGTTGGTGGGCAGGACTGGGGCAGGGAAGAGTGCAACTGGAAACACCATCCTCGGGGGAGGGGTGTTTAAAGAGGGAGTTTCCCATGTGGCTGTTACCTTAAGGTGTGAGACACATAGTGCAGAGGTGGAAGGGAGGAGTGTTACTGTGATCGACACACCTGGGATCTTTGACATATCTATTTCTAATGATGAAATCAAGcgtgaaatggaagaaaatgtCAACCAATTTTTCCTGCTAGTGGTCAGGCTGCGGAGATTCACAATGGAAGATAGAAACACTGTAAAATGGATCCGGGAGAATTTTGGAGAAGGCGCTTTGAAATACTCATCGGTGCTTTTCACTGGAGGAGATGAGCTGAAAACACCAGTGGAGGAGTTTCTGAGAAAAAGCAGCGAGCTCCAGGAATTCATCAACAGCTGTGGTGGCGGATATCATGTGTTTAACAACAGAGAAAAGAACAACCGCACTCAGGTTACAGAGcttctggataagattgagaCAGTGCTGTTTACCATGCAAGGATACCACCACACTTCTATGATGATCCAGCAGGTTCAAAGAAAGATacaagcagaggaggagagaaagagagaggaggctgagagagagatcagaacaGAGGacgagagaatgagagaggaggctgagagagagatcagaacagaggaggagagaaagagagtggaggctgagagagagatcagaacagaggaggagagaaagaga